A genomic region of bacterium contains the following coding sequences:
- a CDS encoding AAA family ATPase — protein MSDAAPADLAAAEIRDFADTVAAVRREVARVVVGHADTIDAVLTAFFAGGHVLIEGVPGIGKTLLARAVADALGLSLCRIQFTVDLMPADVTGTRIVEDGADGRRAFRFVPGPLFAHVVLADEVNRATPRTQSALLEAMAEEQVTVAGTTHALPAPFFVLATLNPIEMEGTYRLPEAQLDRFLFKVVLGYPSQDELERIVGSTTGADVPRVRPVLAADDAPARTLALRRLVRRVLVAPHVERYVATLVRATLPGPAGDPEVTRWVSYGASPRAGQALALGARVHALLDGRAHVTPDDVDRVALPALRHRLVLNFAAETAAVDAATLVEHVRRTAARSRA, from the coding sequence ATGAGCGACGCCGCGCCCGCCGACCTCGCCGCCGCCGAGATCCGCGACTTCGCCGACACCGTCGCCGCCGTCCGCCGCGAGGTCGCGCGCGTCGTCGTCGGCCACGCCGACACGATCGACGCCGTGCTCACCGCGTTCTTCGCTGGCGGTCACGTGCTGATCGAGGGCGTGCCCGGCATCGGCAAGACGCTGCTCGCGCGGGCCGTCGCCGACGCGCTCGGGCTCTCCCTCTGTCGCATCCAGTTCACCGTCGACCTCATGCCGGCCGACGTCACCGGCACGCGCATCGTCGAGGACGGGGCCGACGGCCGGCGCGCGTTCCGCTTCGTGCCCGGGCCGCTGTTCGCACACGTCGTGCTCGCCGACGAGGTGAACCGCGCCACGCCGCGCACGCAGTCGGCGCTGCTCGAGGCGATGGCCGAGGAGCAGGTGACGGTCGCGGGCACGACGCACGCGCTGCCCGCGCCGTTCTTCGTGCTCGCGACGCTGAACCCGATCGAGATGGAGGGCACGTACCGGCTGCCCGAGGCGCAGCTCGACCGCTTCCTGTTCAAGGTCGTGCTCGGCTACCCGTCGCAGGACGAGCTCGAGCGCATCGTCGGCAGCACCACCGGCGCCGACGTGCCGCGCGTGCGGCCCGTGCTCGCCGCCGACGACGCCCCCGCCCGCACGCTGGCGTTGCGCCGCCTGGTGCGCCGCGTGCTGGTGGCGCCGCACGTCGAGCGCTACGTCGCGACGCTCGTGCGCGCGACGCTGCCCGGCCCCGCCGGCGATCCCGAGGTGACGCGCTGGGTGAGCTACGGCGCGAGCCCGCGCGCCGGCCAGGCGCTCGCGCTCGGCGCCCGCGTGCACGCCCTCCTCGACGGCCGCGCGCACGTCACCCCCGACGACGTCGACCGCGTCGCGCTGCCGGCGCTGCGCCACCGCCTCGTGCTGAACTTCGCGGCCGAGACCGCGGCCGTCGACGCCGCGACGCTGGTCGAGCACGTCCGCCGCACCGCCGCGCGGAGCCGCGCATGA